The stretch of DNA GTCGAAACCCCCCTTTTGGAAATGTGAAAATAATTAATACAACTTCCTGTATCatgcatagcaatttttcgtagcttgaaacgcttttttagaccctcaagactaaTGAAACACGCGCATTCCGCCGTTCGATCTACCCGCTACTAGCTGTTTCGAAccaatttgacaaataaaaataaaagttgttGCAATGATGTGGCTTTTTGGTATTTATTGTTGTCCGCATTTCGAAATTTCTCTAACACACACTTTTTAATTGGAACAACAAAACagatgattttaaaacaattttgcGTTTGTGCTCTGACTTGTAATTATAAGACATTATATACATTGATTGTTACACTTTAGCATCACAACGTTGCATTCTGTACCACAGGATTGGGGATCGTCGCTGATATGGCATGATATGGCCTACGGTGATTGTGTTACACCGGAATCTTTTATCTTTTTCAACGTATTCAGCCTGATTTGTCTTCGGCTCAAATTTGTACAAAGAGCGAGCactgaaagaaatataagtaaCCCTTATTCATTTAATCTGAAACCAATCTTTTAGTTTAGGCAAAAGTTCGACTTACGCGATCTTTAGAGAAACAATTTGTAGAATTTATGCAATATGTAGAAAAGAAATATTCCTAGATTCAACTtccaaattaatatttttatagtaaACCGATAAGCGACAAAAATTGTCTAAACAggtattaaaaaaattgttaccaGTGACATCTTTAACGAACtttgataaattcaattttttttacgtcaCTTGATATATTTGTCGACTCCCCACTAACGGAAGGGGGGTTACCGGATGTTGCACTAGTGCAACTTCTGCCTGAAACGGACTAATTCTGAGATATTATATATAGGTTGTTGAATCTGAAATACTTGATAATATGTGCCCCGATGTTGAAAAATATTGGGAATGTCAAACTTATTTCATGGCTTAATTCATTACTTCgatcaatattaaaaatgcgTTGAATAGGAAAATCATCACATAGAATTTAAGCCTGAAAAAGAGCATTATTCAAACAGTGACTTCAAGATTTTTCATGAGCTGCATCATGAAATGCAGTGAACCAAACTATCTGTAATAAATACTTACCCTTCCGCAgctataataaaatatatttcgttGTTGAGAGCAACAATATGCTTGAAGAACCAACCAGAATCAGGTAATTGAATTTGCAAAGATATTTTCTGCCATGAATTGTTGTTTAAATCATAGCAAAGAAGTACTTGGTCACCTGCAAAGTATATACACTTAGTGAATCTGTGTACATACATTCaagttttcaattcaattttatacATACCAAGCTTCAGGTTTGATGCCCCGTAATAAGCTAGTCATTTACTCTAATAAGATGGCAGTGgcgcaaaaaaataatatatattgtggAGTAAAGTATGTAAATCTTTCCTAGCCATGGCCACTTGTGCAAAAATAATCTTACTCCAGCATCATACCTGCGATGTATATAAAATCGTTTGACTGTGCGGCATATGCATATTTTATGCCTACAGGCAACGGTGCAGTGAGCTCCCATTTTGAACTTTCAAGATCGAACACTTCGCCACTCTCGAGCTTGCGATATGATGTATCAAATCCACCAAAACAATACAAACGTCCTGAAATACAAGGGAAATTTTCACagttttattcatatatataggCTACCTACATATAACATAAATGAGAAAAGATAAGAAAGGATGAGCAAATATTAACACAGCCGATCAAATACTCTAATAAACTTGTTATATATGAACTCACTGCGTGCAAGGGATTTGGTaatgtttgaatatatataaataattcgATCAGGTCTTGAATAAAAAGTATGAACTTGGTTGAGGTGTTATTGTTTACACGTGTTCGTAATAAAGCTTCATGGAAATCTAGTGCTTGGTagaaatgttttatttgatttatttatactatTAGGGTATGAGCGAGCGGACAAGTTTTTTTCCTGGCACAGTCGACATGTTTATCAATtacaaaaatgagaaaaatttttttttccagggTACTAGAATTTAGagttggattatccggataaCCGAGAATAATTTTTCtctgatatccggatattattgtaacggttaaccggataatagagcagtatGAATAATGCATATTATATGCgcattagtgatttttatatttattgttgagTGGCGACTGGCATCTTCCAGAgcatataataacaacttttaTTCACACTACTCTGCCCATTTTTAGTCATCCGTAAAAATGTTGAAGTAAACTTCAATATCACATCACAGAACACGCAGAACAAATGTGATTATTGCGTATTTGCGTTATAGAAGAGCTCATTCGCTTTATGAAGTTAGAATGGAACTGGAGGTACAGTATTAGCAAGACTAGTTTAAGCAAATTCAGTTGAAAGGCGTTGAATGGGTGGGTGTGAGTTTGTTACCTTTTGGTCGGGTCTGACTTTTAGTTGTTGCGTGTATTGGAGAAACGCATTTTATGATGAATTTCGTGGACTTATTTCACCATACTTCGTTTTCAGTGTAGTCTATGTGCGTTTCAAAATGTTCGGTACACGAAGGCATGTTATGCGCATGTTTTTAACTTTGGTTTTATATgggttttttttcaaatttcggtGTATCAACCGAATCAATAGATGTATCAGCCGAAATAAATCTATTCTATCTAGGTCAGGTGTATGTTTACCTAACGTTAATTTAACTTTAAAGCCATTAAAATGGAATTCAAGCGTTTTAAAAGTGACAATCCTGTGTGGAACTACTTTTTTCGATCAACAAATGGCGAAAGAGCAAAATGCGAAAAGTGTGAACACACAATTTCTTGTAAAGGTGGATCTACTGGTGCTATGAGAAACCACATGCAGCTTAAACATAAAATTGCTGTCGAGGCAAAGAGGGCAAGGCAGGAAGAATCTGTCAGGGCAGTCAGCTTTGCATGTACAAGCACTCAAGATGATTTTTTCAAACCAGGCCAAGAATCGCTAGAAAGAGTTGTTGCAGAGTTAGCCGCAGTGGATAGAACTTCCTTTAACACAATTGCTCCCAGCAAGCAATTGAGACAAGCATTTGCAGCAAGAGGGTACAAACTACCACTTACAGTGCAAAATGTTAGAAGCCTTATCATGACATTTTTTCAATTACTGAAAAGCGATGCAAAGAAAATCATTGAAATAAACAGAGAAGCTGGGAAATTTTTATCTATTACTCTTGATAAATATACAAGCATAAGAAGCAGAAGTTACATGAACATAAATCTGCACTACGATTTGAACCAAGTTAATTTAGGAATAGCACGAATAAAGGGCTGTACGCCAGCTGAAAGAGTCGTGAGTTTAGTAAAAGAAAGATTGCACGAGTTTGGTCTTGAGATAGAGAATATTGTGGCAGCTACGACAGATGGAACTAGCGTAATGAAAAGCTTTGAGAGAATGATAGATTTTGTCCATCAGCTTTGCTTTGCGCATGCTTATCATTTAGCAGCAACTGATTTCTTGTACGCAAGGAAAAAtctatttgaaaaaatagaTGAGGAAATGGAGAGTTATGAGGGGTCCGATTCGGAATATTCTTTAGAAGAAAAGATTGGAGTAAGTGATAATGCTTCTTGAGGTAAGAATCGAAGAAAGGAGGGACACATGTCTTATTCATCTGATCGAATACTTGAACGATCcaagttttattaatgaaaataaactaAATACATTCGACCAATTCggaaataaaaacaagatgtgTGGTCTGGCTGCGACGCTTATGCAAAAGCTGCGCGGAGAAGAGTCTGACAACAACTTGGTATCATTAGTTTCGACTGTATTGCCTGAAAAAACGACATGCGAATTTCTGAAACAAGTCAGCATCAAACCCAGCCAATCGACCCCCCACCAATACTGCAAATTTAAACAGAATAACAATCCAAAAAGAATTCAATCCAAAGTTTGATGAAatcggttcagcaaatgaataaactgcagcctatacgaaattgcagcatgtaggGTTAATCTCTTATActacgtaacaatagaccctaCGTACAGAAAGTAAACACATAGAGAGGCAAAATGACTTTGATTCATAAACACGTCATTTGAAACAAttaaacatttagaataaatatgatATGTAATATCTTTCGAGGAGCACTCAGCGAATCGTCTTCGAAAACCGCTAGCATAACGATTAAAGCCGTCATTGTTATGCAAACCGCAAATCGGGTTtcacgatcagaatatgcattgttatgcaagcgccatcattctaccgtgtttccccgaagataagaccaagcctgaattttaaaaagatttcaATATAAGCGCTAGCCTTTAAAAAGgacttagtcgatagcgcgaattttatttttttaactcaATCTCgtggaagtgcgtcgtttcaattttgctaggacgtcgcaaaatttcgtgattcgtgaaccttttaaacaacccatatcttctactttcactggaaaaaagaaagaataaaTCGATCTTACCTGTGATGTTGCTATAATAGGAAAGTTTAATTCtggaaattcggttttctgtagataaagattatttgtccttggttcaaAAAGCATTGCGCACTCCCATCTtctttgcgatttcgtatttatataaagcaggcttttctaccaAGGCCCATTAATtgcgatttcactgactgtcgttaagttttgtttgttcgtttatataaAACTCATTGCGAAAAAGGTCTTTTATTAAAAggtatcaatacgtattttcacggggagacgcaacttgagcatatttttgaagggcgtcacaatacgatgaagttcgagaaccactgcgtcCCAGTCCATAGCAAGaaatattttctacttttttaaatggttaaaagtctatatgtagcagttatttaaaataaaaacgtgctATTTGGAAGTAAATGGAAAtcgatattcatattttgtataataaaaaatctcattattttctgtcccaaaaataagccctagtgttattttcgaaagaaaattgaagacagtgtcttattttcgggaaaacacggtattatgatgatgtattcactcggaatcgtgaaatctttgttttacactatttgtataataattgtatttcgaatcaagagtctgaaaaaagtacaatatatatggtactttggtgttctctttgcggcccctaaaattcgtttcgcggcccctagtttgggaagccctgaacTAGATCATACTTATCAACAGTTGAAAATCTACTTCCAGGTGACATTGCCTTACATTTGCTCACTAATATTTATGTCTCTATAATATTATACTGATCACAATCGAGAGAGACAAATGCAAGATCGTATTATTACTAAAACGGCGATCCTCTGCCATATTTATTTACACATGGGATACCAAGATGTATTATCACTTTGTAAATGACATGGGCGACTTTTATTTACGGTTTTTGAAGCATTATTTACCTTTAGCTGAAACAACAGCGTGACCTTCTCTTTCTATTTTCATGCTTTCCAACTGTTGCCATTCGTTATTCGTTGGATTGTATTTTTCGACTGAGCGACTGTTCGATCCCCAACCACCACACACGTAGATGCATCCTAAAATGAAGTTTTCCAAGAATATGAGAATCACAATATTATTACCTAAGAGAAATTATTTTCATTCCTATTTTGAATAATTCCTTGATTGAATATTCCGCCATAATCCGCACTTGACGAAACAGCTGAATTGGCTGATTTACATTATTTCACAATGGATGCAACATTTGactaattttcatttattctattAATGAAGCCCTGATTGAGTTTTGATGTCCTATGCCAACAGTTTTAGTTTATTATAGATTCAGAAATGGAAATTCAGTATTCATTCATGCAACTTGACTTTATTGCGTTTATGAACAGGATATTTATGTTTATTGAATTGGTGGTTTGTTCACTATATTGTGAATTCACATGTAATGGATATCAATGGGTAACTTATATAATTGTTCCACTGTATTTTAATCCTTTGAATAGCCATGTTATTATGCGAATTTACTTTTCTGTCAGATGTCGGATACTGCCACAGCAAAACCTTGTCTGATATGTCAGGGTCATCCCATATTCATGCTTGGCTCAAATGTCTAGCTATCTAATTCCCCATTTGGCATAGATAGCAAATAGTTACTGTATTCATATTTCGGTCtaatttgatattgatttttcgATGTGtatatttcagaattgaatGATTTTGGTTCGCGAAGATAGGTTTGATGGCACTATTTAGAACTAATTTGAATCTCAAACTTCTTTAACTAAGGTTAAACCaagtttttacattttaaatatattttttcccaGATCATAACACTTCGTTTTTGGCAATTAGGTTACAAGTATCGTATATTTGCGTGTTAGACAAGATAATTGATTATATATTTGTGTTCCGCACATTATTAGAACTGTTGGGTTGTGAAAGGTATACATACCATCATATGCCCATTATGTCGTAATCGCACCCCAGCTTTGGAAAAGAAAAATACGCAAAGTTTCTAATATTTGCCCATTTCAACTAAAACCTTAGTAGTGCTGACACACTCATATTATAACCGATTTAGTCAAACTACAACGTTTGAACCGTGGAAGAGCAATAatgcaataaatgttttatGTATCTATTACTTACTTGGTGTTTCGGcgctaaaatttaaatttccataaaattttGTACTTCTATAAATTACAATTTCCATCAATAATATCTGAAACTCGGATTTTGagtaattttatgaaaacttcCCGTCGGGTAagttttgtgataaaataagcGACGTGCAAAAACTGTGGAAAATGATTTACCATTCATTGTAGCTGCGCGCGGCCAACCTTCGTGTTCGCATATCATGTCCGATAGCCTTTCCCATATTGGTTTAGTACAAGCGTATTTTGTACGATGAACTCCACCATTCCTTATCAGTACATAGAGGTAATTATTACTTGTAACAACAGCATAGCAGTTCCGAGTGAGCCAGGATATTTTCTAGAAAGACATAATATTTTGCGATAAATCAGTAGCATTAGTCTTCCTCGTTTATCTTACCTCCCACTCATGCCATTTCTTTGTTGCTGGTTTATAAAAGTGAAATTTGCCATAGGAAGACAGGATAATTTCGTTTTCATCTTTTGCGTTGAAGACTTTTGTTGCTTCTGTAACAGACAAATATTTAAAGTGATCAACTCTCTAAATTAAATTGCCaaagaaaattatttaatatacagGGTGGGCCAAAAATACGTCAACAGTTATCAAATTAATACTATGGATAACTGTTGACCTACTTTTGACCCAACATGTATAATAAGCGCGCAACGATGCGTAACAATAGCTTATAGAGTTAAATTAGCGGGGTCCAAACATTTTTTTGTACTATTCCACTCGTTATAATTATGGACCACgctatatttataaataattttatcttggaatatttttcaatatattcatgAAACACTAAACATGTGCTGACGTTATAATGTCTTTATTAAAGAAAGCTGAAAAAATCCACATTCTCACgaatcaaaaaataagcaaGAGTTGTATGAGTTGATTATATCATTTTACGATATTCCTTTTTTTcgatatttgttttttaatattttcggGGTCCGGACCTTCGGTATTAATAATTATTGCAAGAAAATTGCAAAGCAATCTTTTCAAATTGCTTTGATGCAATTACTCGTGAGACAAACCACGAAACatatattaaattgatatgTAGCATTCTTTATGATTTCTCATTGTACACGAATTGAATTGCGAATTTTTCCGATTATTACTTGCCTTGTATTGGTATTTGCTTGGGTTTCGATTGTTTGAAGCCTCGAATATGTCCTGCTGCCCCTTGAACACCGCTTTCCAATTCTTCACTTTCAAGACTCATATTTTCCAACTTTGAATCTGAGGAAATGTCCGAATCACTTTTTAAAACATACAATACGACTCAGTAAGTTTTGCAGTAACTTAAAAACTTGGAGGGTGTGTTACggcttttattttatataatctACAGAAATACAACGGTCAAAATGACATTCAAATTGTGAAGTTACACATTATGACATAGGAGATGTGACATATATTCAACTAGAGCTGAATATAGTTCTTTACCATAAAACTTGATGAAAGAATATATTTGCATATGCATATTTCTGCTAAACTCTTAAAACTTCAATCACCTTTCACCAATCTTCGAAATATTTCATGGACCAGAAGATTGTCAGCCGTTGGTCGATTTTTCGGCCTAAACTGCAACATCTCCTCAAGCAAATTAATTGCTCTGGTTTTGTCGCTGAGGAGCAGATGGCTGAGATCACGATTTTGGTTTTTCTTGATGTACATGTTCCATCCATCTGGATCTTCACCAAATGGATGTTTTCCACCACTCCATACCGCGTATATCACGAGACCCATCGAATATATATCAGATTTTTTAGAAATCACGTCGTCGTTATAGGTTTCCGGAGCTCTGTATCCATCAGTACCAGCACGTGTGATACTTTGGGCAGTGTATGAACGGCCTTTGCGAAGCTCCTTCGACAGCCCGAAATCGGATATTTTGAGGGTATTTTTATCGGGCGACAACAAGACGTTGCCAGGCTTTAGATCACGGTGTATGACGTCGTTTTGATGTATAAACTTCAAACCGTGGAGCAACTGTTGCGCAAACGATATGGCCTGGTTATCGTCAAATGGGAGGCGCAATTTTTGTCGATTTTTTAGAAAATCAATAAGATTTTCATCGTGACAAAGTTCCATAGCAATGTACATTCTTTTACCAAATGTACCATCGTGATACACGTCGGAATGGATAATAGAAACAACATTTGGGTGATAAGCCAGCTTCATAAGAACCTTGGCCTCCTGCAGGTTACGTTTGTTGAAATCGAGAAATTTGATCGCCACAGGTCTGGGACCAGTTATCTCGCTCAGCTGCTCTCCACGATAAACATGTCTTCTTCCACACAATGGCTGATCACGGAGCGCCCTGTACACTCCGCCGACATTTATATAATCTAATAAACCAAATCCTGTCAATTAGGTTGTGAAACCAAGTCCTATATTTTGTAGTTTAGTTATGTATGTCTGGTTATCAGTATGAGTAACATGTTACGTTCGTGTGTGTTGCTATACGATTGTTTTCGCACGGAGGCGCTATTGATTCATGTTCGGCTTCGCTAACAGAAATGGATTTTTCCCAAACCATGGTATTGGACGGTAATCAGAATTTCAGACTCCTAATGGCGATAATTacaatcaacattttttgggactcaaaaaattagaataaagaCGTTTTTCTAACAAAATCTTATTAAAGTACTGCAAAAATCAAaacttttattattcaaatatgatTTTTCGGAGATGGAGtccaaatttcaatttattttaattcttcCTTGTTTACTACCTTAACATTAGTCAatcatcaacaacaaaaaaattacggcgacgtaaaaatattaaataataacagCGTTTTTACAGAATTTCGGTCATGTTTATACTGATTCGTTCTCGGCCGCCGTTTTATGTGAAGAGAATTCAAGTTATGCCGTAGTGATCTCTCGGATAATACTGCGAAAGACTGATCTAGT from Styela clava chromosome 14, kaStyClav1.hap1.2, whole genome shotgun sequence encodes:
- the LOC144431930 gene encoding kelch-like protein 25, coding for MICEHEGWPRAATMNGCIYVCGGWGSNSRSVEKYNPTNNEWQQLESMKIEREGHAVVSAKGRLYCFGGFDTSYRKLESGEVFDLESSKWELTAPLPVGIKYAYAAQSNDFIYIAGDQVLLCYDLNNNSWQKISLQIQLPDSGWFFKHIVALNNEIYFIIAAEGARSLYKFEPKTNQAEYVEKDKRFRCNTITVGHIMPYQRRSPILWYRMQRCDAKV